The following coding sequences lie in one Rutidosis leptorrhynchoides isolate AG116_Rl617_1_P2 chromosome 4, CSIRO_AGI_Rlap_v1, whole genome shotgun sequence genomic window:
- the LOC139841101 gene encoding uncharacterized protein → MLSMKIISFNIRGFRVGNSIEKIGWVRNLLSKERPSFIALQETRLKQVNLSWINALCGFSNCNFVQKERVGFAGGQLIIWDTDQFDASDTIVFDCVLGVHGVWKATNSPVNFLNIHGPHDDAGKVRLWESLSKILGVEDEAWILCGDFNEVREEVDRLNCEFIEYLAKRFNDFISNNQLMEIPLGGRNFTRISDDGLKFSKIDRFLCTEKFFSLWKDVSAVTLERKISDHCPIMLKDEGKNFGPKPFKIFDAWLDEVGIEDVICKAWEIPVPNINRKDCMFRNRLKNVKNALRDWSSNRFGGLDAEIEALKLLSMNYELKAENNGLNDNERKAWIDCRKKWIDKDKVKSCMLKQKARVKWCLEGDENTSYFHSIINRNNNRNNMRGLIINGVWNESPTEIKEEVFKHFKHVFEECNGERPSMEDLSYPSLSLDDANALELPFEEK, encoded by the coding sequence ATGTTATCAATGAAGATTATCTCGTTCAATATAAGGGGTTTTCGTGTCGGGAATTCAATCGAAAAAATTGGTTGGGTTCGTAACCTACTGAGTAAGGAAAGGCCTAGTTTTATTGCACTACAGGAAACTAGGTTGAAACAGGTTAATCTCTCTTGGATTAATGCTTTATGTGGCTTCTCGAACTGTAATTTCGTACAGAAAGAACGTGTCGGTTTTGCAGGTGGACAATTGATCATCTGGGACACTGATCAGTTTGATGCTTCTGATACTATTGTGTTCGATTGTGTCTTGGGTGTTCATGGTGTTTGGAAGGCTACCAACTCCCCGGTAAACTTCCTAAACATCCACGGCCCGCACGATGACGCAGGTAAAGTCAGGCTATGGGAATCTCTTTCTAAAATTCTGGGGGTTGAAGATGAAGCATGGATATTGTGCGGTGATTTTAACGAGGTCAGGGAAGAGGTGGATAGACTCAATTGTGAATTCATAGAGTATCTTGCTAAGCGTTTCAATGACTTTATCTCAAACAATCAGTTGATGGAAATTCCATTAGGCGGCAGGAACTTTACCAGAATCAGTGATGATGGGTTAAAATTCAGTAAGATTGACCGATTCTTGTGTACCGAAAAGTTCTTCAGCTTGTGGAAGGATGTCTCGGCGGTGACACTAGAAAGAAAAATCTCGGACCATTGCCCGATCATGCTTAAAGATGAAGGTAAAAATTTCGGCCCTAAACCATTCAAGATTTTTGATGCGTGGCTTGATGAAGTAGGTATTGAGGATGTCATTTGCAAAGCTTGGGAAATCCCGGTACCTAACATTAACAGGAAGGATTGTATGTTTCGAAATAGATTAAAAAATGTCAAGAATGCCTTAAGGGATTGGAGCTCAAATAGGTTCGGAGGGCTTGATGCTGAGATTGAGGCCTTGAAATTGTTGTCAATGAACTATGAGCTAAAAGCAGAAAATAATGGGTTGAACGACAATGAAAGAAAGGCCTGGATAGATTGTAGGAAGAagtggattgataaagataaagtaAAATCGTGTATGCTAAAACAAAAAGCGCGTGTCAAGTGGTGTCTCGAGGGGGATGAAAATACGAGTTATTTCCATTCCATTATAAACCGAAACAATAACAGGAACAACATGAGGGGCTTAATCATTAATGGTGTTTGGAATGAATCGCCAACCGAAATTAAAGAGGAAGTCTTTAAGCACTTCAAACATGTTTTTGAGGAATGTAATGGTGAAAGGCCGAGCATGGAAGATCTAAGCTACCCATCACTGTCCTTGGATGATGCAAATGCTCTTGAACTTCCTTTTGAAGAGAAATAA